One Spea bombifrons isolate aSpeBom1 chromosome 1, aSpeBom1.2.pri, whole genome shotgun sequence DNA window includes the following coding sequences:
- the PISD gene encoding phosphatidylserine decarboxylase proenzyme, mitochondrial isoform X3, with the protein MSVFGQLHKLQFPQLALRRKLGQLTCMSRSALKLRSWPLTILYYLLPFAALKPLVRVGWRPTSRVALYKSVPTRLLSRAWGRLNQVELPTWLRKPVYSLYIWTFGVNMKEAAVEDLHHYRNLSEFFRRKLKPHTRPVCDSHSVISPSDGKILHFGKVKNCEVEQVKGVTYSLESFLGPQNWTVNMPVSKTSFQDKLVTQEGNELYHCVIYLAPGDYHCFHSPTDWNVHHRRHFPGSLMSVNPGVARWIKELFCYNERVVLTGSWKHGFFSLTAVGATNVGSIRIYFDRDLQTNSPRYSKGSHNDFSYVTNNNQEGIVMRKGEQLGEFNLGSTIVLIFEAPKDFTFNLKPGQKIHFGEAVGSL; encoded by the exons ATGTCTGTCTTTGGGCAGTTACACAA GTTGCAGTTTCCACAGCTGGCACTCAGACGGAAGTTGGGGCAGTTGACCTGCATGTCTAGGTCCGCCCTGAAACTGCGGTCCTGGCCTCTGACAATCCTTTATTACCTCCTGCCTTTTGCTGCCCTTAAGCCATTGGTCAGAGTGGGATGGCGCCCTACCAGCAGG GTTGCTCTGTACAAGTCTGTGCCAACACGGCTGCTCTCACGGGCATGGGGCCGTCTCAATCAGGTGGAGCTTCCAACATGGCTGAGAAAGCCGGTGTACAGTCTCTACATCTGGACCTTTGGGGTGAATATGAAGGAGGCAGCGGTGGAAGACCTGCACCATTACCGTAACCTCAGCGAATTCTTCCGACGGAAACTGAAGCCTCACACGCGGCCTGTGTGCGATTCCCATAGTGTG ATCAGCCCGTCTGATGGAAAGATACTGCACTTCGGTAAAGTAAAAAACTGTGAGGTGGAGCAAGTGAAAGGCGTCACCTACTCTCTCGAGTCCTTCCTGGGGCCACAGAACTGGACTGTAAACATGCCCGTGAGCAAGA cttcatTCCAGGATAAGCTGGTCACGCAGGAAGGGAACGAACTGTATCACTGTGTCATTTATTTGGCTCCGGGCGATTATCACTGTTTTCACTCCCCTACGGACTGGAACGTGCATCACCGCAGACATTTCCCAG GATCCCTCATGTCTGTGAACCCAGGAGTTGCACGATGGATTAAAGAACTTTTCTGTTATAACGAGAGAGTAGTTTTGACGGGGAGCTGGAAGCACGGATTTTTCTCTCTAACGGCAGTGGGCGCTACTAATGTAGGCTCCATCCGCATATATTTTGATAGG GATTTGCAGACCAACTCTCCACGCTATAGCAAAGGTTCCCACAACGATTTTAGCTACGTAACGAACAATAACCAGGAAGGCATTGTTATGCGGAAAGGAGAGCAACTAGGAGAATTCAACCTGGGTTCCACAATTGTTCTAATATTTGAGGCACCAAAAGATTTTACCTTCAACCTAAAGCctggacaaaaaatacattttggggagGCAGTTGGCTCCCTATAG
- the PISD gene encoding phosphatidylserine decarboxylase proenzyme, mitochondrial isoform X1, which translates to MVRCRKPVTDPPPSRYNLRKVKLHVRRTRAASTSSWGREEQTDPSEPAKLDTSTPQRRARFRLQFPQLALRRKLGQLTCMSRSALKLRSWPLTILYYLLPFAALKPLVRVGWRPTSRVALYKSVPTRLLSRAWGRLNQVELPTWLRKPVYSLYIWTFGVNMKEAAVEDLHHYRNLSEFFRRKLKPHTRPVCDSHSVISPSDGKILHFGKVKNCEVEQVKGVTYSLESFLGPQNWTVNMPVSKTSFQDKLVTQEGNELYHCVIYLAPGDYHCFHSPTDWNVHHRRHFPGSLMSVNPGVARWIKELFCYNERVVLTGSWKHGFFSLTAVGATNVGSIRIYFDRDLQTNSPRYSKGSHNDFSYVTNNNQEGIVMRKGEQLGEFNLGSTIVLIFEAPKDFTFNLKPGQKIHFGEAVGSL; encoded by the exons ATGGTGAGATGCCGGAAACCTGTAACCGACCCTCCTCCTTCCCGTTACAACCTACGCAAAGTGAAACTTCATGTTCGCAGAACGCGGGCAGCCAGCACCAGCAGCTGGGGCAGAGAGGAACAGACAGATCCATCAGAACCAGCAAAACTCGACACTAGCACTCCCCAGAGACGAGCGCGCTTCAG GTTGCAGTTTCCACAGCTGGCACTCAGACGGAAGTTGGGGCAGTTGACCTGCATGTCTAGGTCCGCCCTGAAACTGCGGTCCTGGCCTCTGACAATCCTTTATTACCTCCTGCCTTTTGCTGCCCTTAAGCCATTGGTCAGAGTGGGATGGCGCCCTACCAGCAGG GTTGCTCTGTACAAGTCTGTGCCAACACGGCTGCTCTCACGGGCATGGGGCCGTCTCAATCAGGTGGAGCTTCCAACATGGCTGAGAAAGCCGGTGTACAGTCTCTACATCTGGACCTTTGGGGTGAATATGAAGGAGGCAGCGGTGGAAGACCTGCACCATTACCGTAACCTCAGCGAATTCTTCCGACGGAAACTGAAGCCTCACACGCGGCCTGTGTGCGATTCCCATAGTGTG ATCAGCCCGTCTGATGGAAAGATACTGCACTTCGGTAAAGTAAAAAACTGTGAGGTGGAGCAAGTGAAAGGCGTCACCTACTCTCTCGAGTCCTTCCTGGGGCCACAGAACTGGACTGTAAACATGCCCGTGAGCAAGA cttcatTCCAGGATAAGCTGGTCACGCAGGAAGGGAACGAACTGTATCACTGTGTCATTTATTTGGCTCCGGGCGATTATCACTGTTTTCACTCCCCTACGGACTGGAACGTGCATCACCGCAGACATTTCCCAG GATCCCTCATGTCTGTGAACCCAGGAGTTGCACGATGGATTAAAGAACTTTTCTGTTATAACGAGAGAGTAGTTTTGACGGGGAGCTGGAAGCACGGATTTTTCTCTCTAACGGCAGTGGGCGCTACTAATGTAGGCTCCATCCGCATATATTTTGATAGG GATTTGCAGACCAACTCTCCACGCTATAGCAAAGGTTCCCACAACGATTTTAGCTACGTAACGAACAATAACCAGGAAGGCATTGTTATGCGGAAAGGAGAGCAACTAGGAGAATTCAACCTGGGTTCCACAATTGTTCTAATATTTGAGGCACCAAAAGATTTTACCTTCAACCTAAAGCctggacaaaaaatacattttggggagGCAGTTGGCTCCCTATAG
- the PISD gene encoding phosphatidylserine decarboxylase proenzyme, mitochondrial isoform X2: MATLMWRASCGHRAMIRLLGCGRSLQNCVPARSFHSNGRKLHAASANLAVRFRPVYVLLGTGGGYAAYKQYDNYKDHRLEKLGIDVPPKVAHTWEVALYKSVPTRLLSRAWGRLNQVELPTWLRKPVYSLYIWTFGVNMKEAAVEDLHHYRNLSEFFRRKLKPHTRPVCDSHSVISPSDGKILHFGKVKNCEVEQVKGVTYSLESFLGPQNWTVNMPVSKTSFQDKLVTQEGNELYHCVIYLAPGDYHCFHSPTDWNVHHRRHFPGSLMSVNPGVARWIKELFCYNERVVLTGSWKHGFFSLTAVGATNVGSIRIYFDRDLQTNSPRYSKGSHNDFSYVTNNNQEGIVMRKGEQLGEFNLGSTIVLIFEAPKDFTFNLKPGQKIHFGEAVGSL, encoded by the exons ATGGCAACGCTCATGTGGAGGGCGAGCTGTGGCCATCGGGCTATGATCCG acTCCTTGGATGCGGACGGTCCCTCCAGAACTGTGTCCCAGCAAGGAGCTTTCATTCAA ATGGAAGAAAACTTCATGCAGCTTCTGCCAACTTGGCTGTTCGATTTCGACCAGTCTACGTCTTGCTTGGGACTGGTGGGGGATATGCCGCTTACAAACAGTATGATAATTATAAAGATCACCGTCTAGAAAAACTGGGCATAGATGTGCCACCCAAAGTAGCTCACACTTGGGAG GTTGCTCTGTACAAGTCTGTGCCAACACGGCTGCTCTCACGGGCATGGGGCCGTCTCAATCAGGTGGAGCTTCCAACATGGCTGAGAAAGCCGGTGTACAGTCTCTACATCTGGACCTTTGGGGTGAATATGAAGGAGGCAGCGGTGGAAGACCTGCACCATTACCGTAACCTCAGCGAATTCTTCCGACGGAAACTGAAGCCTCACACGCGGCCTGTGTGCGATTCCCATAGTGTG ATCAGCCCGTCTGATGGAAAGATACTGCACTTCGGTAAAGTAAAAAACTGTGAGGTGGAGCAAGTGAAAGGCGTCACCTACTCTCTCGAGTCCTTCCTGGGGCCACAGAACTGGACTGTAAACATGCCCGTGAGCAAGA cttcatTCCAGGATAAGCTGGTCACGCAGGAAGGGAACGAACTGTATCACTGTGTCATTTATTTGGCTCCGGGCGATTATCACTGTTTTCACTCCCCTACGGACTGGAACGTGCATCACCGCAGACATTTCCCAG GATCCCTCATGTCTGTGAACCCAGGAGTTGCACGATGGATTAAAGAACTTTTCTGTTATAACGAGAGAGTAGTTTTGACGGGGAGCTGGAAGCACGGATTTTTCTCTCTAACGGCAGTGGGCGCTACTAATGTAGGCTCCATCCGCATATATTTTGATAGG GATTTGCAGACCAACTCTCCACGCTATAGCAAAGGTTCCCACAACGATTTTAGCTACGTAACGAACAATAACCAGGAAGGCATTGTTATGCGGAAAGGAGAGCAACTAGGAGAATTCAACCTGGGTTCCACAATTGTTCTAATATTTGAGGCACCAAAAGATTTTACCTTCAACCTAAAGCctggacaaaaaatacattttggggagGCAGTTGGCTCCCTATAG
- the PISD gene encoding phosphatidylserine decarboxylase proenzyme, mitochondrial isoform X4 yields MSRSALKLRSWPLTILYYLLPFAALKPLVRVGWRPTSRVALYKSVPTRLLSRAWGRLNQVELPTWLRKPVYSLYIWTFGVNMKEAAVEDLHHYRNLSEFFRRKLKPHTRPVCDSHSVISPSDGKILHFGKVKNCEVEQVKGVTYSLESFLGPQNWTVNMPVSKTSFQDKLVTQEGNELYHCVIYLAPGDYHCFHSPTDWNVHHRRHFPGSLMSVNPGVARWIKELFCYNERVVLTGSWKHGFFSLTAVGATNVGSIRIYFDRDLQTNSPRYSKGSHNDFSYVTNNNQEGIVMRKGEQLGEFNLGSTIVLIFEAPKDFTFNLKPGQKIHFGEAVGSL; encoded by the exons ATGTCTAGGTCCGCCCTGAAACTGCGGTCCTGGCCTCTGACAATCCTTTATTACCTCCTGCCTTTTGCTGCCCTTAAGCCATTGGTCAGAGTGGGATGGCGCCCTACCAGCAGG GTTGCTCTGTACAAGTCTGTGCCAACACGGCTGCTCTCACGGGCATGGGGCCGTCTCAATCAGGTGGAGCTTCCAACATGGCTGAGAAAGCCGGTGTACAGTCTCTACATCTGGACCTTTGGGGTGAATATGAAGGAGGCAGCGGTGGAAGACCTGCACCATTACCGTAACCTCAGCGAATTCTTCCGACGGAAACTGAAGCCTCACACGCGGCCTGTGTGCGATTCCCATAGTGTG ATCAGCCCGTCTGATGGAAAGATACTGCACTTCGGTAAAGTAAAAAACTGTGAGGTGGAGCAAGTGAAAGGCGTCACCTACTCTCTCGAGTCCTTCCTGGGGCCACAGAACTGGACTGTAAACATGCCCGTGAGCAAGA cttcatTCCAGGATAAGCTGGTCACGCAGGAAGGGAACGAACTGTATCACTGTGTCATTTATTTGGCTCCGGGCGATTATCACTGTTTTCACTCCCCTACGGACTGGAACGTGCATCACCGCAGACATTTCCCAG GATCCCTCATGTCTGTGAACCCAGGAGTTGCACGATGGATTAAAGAACTTTTCTGTTATAACGAGAGAGTAGTTTTGACGGGGAGCTGGAAGCACGGATTTTTCTCTCTAACGGCAGTGGGCGCTACTAATGTAGGCTCCATCCGCATATATTTTGATAGG GATTTGCAGACCAACTCTCCACGCTATAGCAAAGGTTCCCACAACGATTTTAGCTACGTAACGAACAATAACCAGGAAGGCATTGTTATGCGGAAAGGAGAGCAACTAGGAGAATTCAACCTGGGTTCCACAATTGTTCTAATATTTGAGGCACCAAAAGATTTTACCTTCAACCTAAAGCctggacaaaaaatacattttggggagGCAGTTGGCTCCCTATAG